The proteins below come from a single Argentina anserina chromosome 1, drPotAnse1.1, whole genome shotgun sequence genomic window:
- the LOC126803807 gene encoding uncharacterized protein LOC126803807 — MDQPAVVGVKNHIEKPFVFKGVDFKRWQQKMLFYLTTLNLAQVITSEAPELPAEGDIPDATMKAVDAWEHNKFMCKNYILYALDDSLYDVYSTFKTAKELWDSLDKKYKSEVASAKKFVVGKFLNCKMNDAKSVVKQVEELQITGHELVAEGMGLNETFLVASIIEKLPPSWKDFKIYLKHLSEEMNLEQLILKLRVEEENQKNEKSDWSSMEAKANVIEGSASRHVCAEGSMFATYVQGSGGENCYMGNSSTAAVEGKGKVILKLTSGKELALTNVFHVPEIRKNLVSGSLLINKVFKLVFESDKFVLTKGGMHFYKSVEKSNEMLGLIHSDLCDFQSTPSRYGKNYYITFIDDCSKFCYVYLITSKDEALSMFKIYKAKVENQLDKKIKILRSDRGGEYISNEFSEFCSTHGIIHQTTTPYTPIQNRVAERKNITLKEMMNSMLNSSGAPQSLWGEALLYVNSILNKNSLKRND, encoded by the exons atgGATCAACCTGCTGTTGTTGGTGTTAAGAACCACATTGAGAAGCCTTTTGTGTTCAAAGGTGTGGATTTCAAAAGATGGCAGCAAAAGATGTTGTTTTATCTAACAACGTTGAACTTGGCACAAGTGATTACATCTGAGGCTCCTGAATTGCCAGCAGAGGGTGATATCCCTGATGCAACTATGAAAGCTGTTGACGCTTGGGAGCACAACAAATTTATGTGTAAGAATTACATCCTATATGCATTAGATGATTCTTTGTATGATGTTTATTCTACATTCAAAACTGCAAAAGAGCTGTGGGATTCTTTGGATAAGAAATACAAGTCTGAAGTTGCAAGTGCCAAGAAATTTGTTGTTGGAAAATTTCTGAATTGTAAGATGAATGATGCCAAGTCTGTGGTGAAGCAAGTGGAAGAACTCCAAATTACTGGTCATGAATTAGTTGCTGAAGGTATGGGACTCAATGAGACTTTTCTTGTTGCTTCCATTATTGAAAAGTTGCCTCCCTCTTGGAAggattttaagatttatctCAAGCACCTATCTGAAGAGATGAACCTTGAGCAATTGATTCTTAAGCTTCGTGTGGAGGAAGAGAatcaaaagaatgaaaaatcgGATTGGTCCTCAATGGAAGCAAAAGCCAATGTGATTGAAGGCA GTGCATCAAGGCATGTGTGTGCTGAAGGAAGCATGTTTGCAACATATGTGCAAGGATCTGGTGGAGAGAACTGTTATATGGGAAACTCTAGCACTGCTGCAGttgaaggaaaaggaaaagtgATACTGAAACTCACTTCTGGAAAAGAACTTGCACTCACCAATGTGTTCCATGTTCCTGAGATTAGAAAGAATCTGGTTTCTGGTTCTCTTCTTATCAACAAAGTCTTTAAGTTAGTGTTTGAATCTGATAAGTTTGTACTCACCAAGGGTGGGAT GCACTTTTACAAATCTGTTGAAAAATCCAACGAAATGCTTGGACTGATTCATAGTGATCTTTGTGACTTCCAATCAACTCCAAGTAGATATGGAAAGAATTATTATATTACTTTCATCGATGATTGTAGCAAATTTTGCTATGTCTATTTAATAACAAGTAAAGATGAAGCTTTAAGTATGTTTAAGATATATAAAGCTAAAGttgaaaatcaattagacaagAAGATAAAAATACTGAGATCAGATCGTGGTGGAGAATacatttcaaatgaattctcTGAATTTTGTTCTACACATGGAattattcatcaaacaacaacACCTTacactccaattcaaaatagagTTGCTGAGCGTAAGAACATAACTCTCAAAGAAATGATGAATTCCATGTTGAACAGTTCAGGTGCTCCACAAAGTTTATGGGGTGAAGCTCTATTATATGTAAACTCAATATTGAATAAAAATTCTCTTAAAAGGAATGATTAG